The sequence AGCGGTATTATGGCATCGCATCCGGGACGTTGGGGACGATGCGGCTTTTAGGCCAGATGCTCTCGATGGGAATCGCGATGATGATCATCGCCGTGATGGTTGGAAAAGTAGACATAACCCCAGATGTTTCAGATGAACTCATGAGTGCAATGAGTATCGGGTTTGTTATCTTTTCTGTCATGTGTTTTATCGGTATATTCTTCTCGATGGTCAGGGGGAATGTCCGTTCTGAGTAATTTTATCATGACAATAATCACATTTTCATTTGTTGGGCTTGATGGAAGCATGATTCCGTTATTTGCTCACGTGTAAAATCATTGAATATGATTGACGATTTCATTCAAAATTGTCAGGTATAATTGATGATTTTCTCATGAATTATCCATTATTTTAAACGTGAAATTCGAGGGTTAATTGATGCGATGGATTCACACCCTGGAGTTACCAAATACATTCTTACTATGAACGATTCAGAAAGGATTGAGGTGGATGATAAGATTATCCTGGTAATTCCTGCGTACGAATATGCAGAAATGCTAAAAAAATGATATACGGGTTATTCTTCACAGGTCAGTTCATCATGACTGTGGGTGTGTCCTTCCTTCTCCTCCCAGGGCTCCAGTCCGTTCTTAACCCGGTAATCGTTTATCGCTTTGTGAATCCCTTCTTCTGCAAGAACTGAGCAGTGCATCTTGATCGGGGGGAGCCCCTCAAGTGCTTCGGCAACTGCTTTATTGGATACGTCCCAGGCTTCTTCAAGGGTTTTCCCCTTGATGAGTTCGGTTGCCATACTGCTTGATGCAACAGCAGCTCCACATCCGAATGTCTGGAATTTTACATCGGTGATGATATTATCCTTCACCGTGAGAAAAATCCGCATAATATCTCCACATGTGGGATTTCCTACCTCTCCGACGCCATCAGCATCAGTGATCTCCCCCTGGTTCCGGGGGTTCATGAAATGATCCATTACTTTTTCGCTATACATTGCAAGGCCTCTTTTTCAGGTAATCAGCATAAAGCGGTGACATTGCTCTCAACCGTTCAACCGCTTTTTTAATCTCGTCAAATGCGTAACTGATATCCTCGTTCGTATTTTCCAATCCAAGGGTGAGTCGCAGGGACCCGTGGGCGACTTCTGCTGGAAGTCCAATCGCCAGTAATACATGGGAAGGCTCAAGTGATCCTGAGGAACAGGCACTGCCGGTCGATGCGGCGATTCCAGAATGGTCAAGGAGTAATAATAATGATTCACCCTCGATAAATTCAAAGCTTACATTTATATTCCCTGGGAGTCGCATAGTCCGATGCCCGTTTAATCGGGTATTTGGTATCTCATGTAAGATCCGATCGAGTAAAGCATCCCGCAGTGTCCGTATCTGTAAAGTCTTCACTTCCAGGTTCGAAACCGCTTTTTCGATTGCAACACCGAGGCCTACAATTCCAGGAACATTTTCTGTGCCCGCCCGTTTCCTGTGTTCCTGGCCGCCTCCGTGAAGGTAATTATCGATACGGACTCCTTTCCTGATATAAAGTGCTCCAATTCCTTTTGGTCCGTAAAATTTGTGGGCAGATAATGATAAAAGATCAATGTTCATAGATTCAACATCTACGGGGAGATTGCCAATAACCTGCACAGCATCAGTGTGGAAAAGAATCCCCCTTTCTCTACATGCCGCGCCGATCTCGGGAATAGGTTGAATCGTCCCGATCTCATTATTTGCAAACATCACCGATACAAGAATTGTCTTATCGGTAATTGCAGATTTGAGATCATCAACTCGAACCTGCCCAAATTCATCCACTGGAAGATAGGTGATCTCAAAACCCTGTTTCTTGAGATAATCACAGGTATGTGTTATTGCATGATGCTCAATAGCAGAAGTGATGATATGGTTTCCTTTCTTTCGAAGGGCTAAAGCAGCACCTTTCAGTGCCCAGTTATCTGATTCGGTCCCCCCGGAGGTAAAGAATATTTCGTCTTGTTTTGCTCCGATGGCTTTTGCAACTTTTTCCCGGGCTTCCTCAATTGCAGTTCTGGATTCCCTGGCAAGGCGGTACAAGGAAGAGGGATTTCCATAATTGATCGAGTACCAGGGGAGCATGGCCTCTACAACTGCAGGATCTGTTGCAGTTGTGGCGCTGTGATCCATGTATATGGTTTTTTGACTGGCCATTGTATCGTGAGTATATGTATGTTCTGATTATAGATGAGGTGTATCTGAATTGATTCTACTCATTTTTCCTTCGTCATAGGGTTAAGGTGTGTATCCTTTCCCAGGACCATGCATACCTGGCAAATGATTCCAGAGCCAGGCCACCCACAGATTGAACACGTTTTATATGCTTCCTGCTGATAAGTCCCTCCTAATTTTGCTCTGATATTCTCTTCACATTGTGCAGCATTTCTCATTGCTCCAGGATGATTTTTTTCATACTGGTACAGGAGTGTCCTGACCTCTCCCCTTAGTGAAGAGACAGCATATGGACATTCGGGTAGATCTCTGAATAATCCGTTCAGAAGAGCATACAGTGTGACTTCTTTCTCACTTACACAGACAAATGGTTTGATTCGCTGAGCGTACCACGAAGAAGATCCATACCCGGTGAAGACCTTTTTCACATCTCCAGATATGGCATTCATAAGTGCAGTCTGGGCATGATCATCCTGATTATGCCCGGTTGCAATCATGGAGATCGAACATTTCTGCGCAAGTACTTCGAGTGCACGGCGGCGGAGGATTCCACAGATAGTGCAGGCATTTCGCTCAGATCCTGATACCAGATGATCCAGGGAATATCCATACAGATCCTGGAATCTGATAATCTCGTGAGGTATCCCGAGTATCAGACAGGTTTCTGTCGCTGCCTTGATTGTATCCTGGCGATAGCCTTCTATCCCTTCATCTACCGTAAGTGCGATAATTCTGCAGGGTAATTCACTCCTGATTTCACTCAGCACTTTGAGTAAGGCAGTACTGTCTTTTCCTCCGGAAAATGCAACCCCGAGTGTTTCCGGGAGTCTGATTGTTTTCAGATACCTTCGAACTTCATCCTCAACAGATTCTTTCAGATGGTTTCTGCAGAGATGAATCCCCTGCTCCCGGTCAAGGTAGACTGCGGGCTTGTCGCACTTTTCACAGAATATCTGGTTATCCGCCATGGGCGATCCGAATGACTCTTATAACATCTTCATCATCCGGAATGGTATCTTCCGGGATGATCTCGTCCTCCCGTGAAATCAATGTCGTCAAGGGATCGATGCCCTGATTGCTTAGTATCGTCTCGATTGATCTTCCCTGGACTGATAATTCAATTACTGATTTATCCGGGAGTATAAGTTTCATTCCTGGATAGTTTTGGTGTTATGTATGATAGGTTTGATGATGCCGGCAAAATTATTGATCCTGATTTTTTTGTGTCTTATGTATATCATCATGTGGTGTATTGAGTGCACAATCCGTTTCTTTATTAATTTATTTCTGATGATTTTCACGTAACAAAATCCGAAGTTTGCCTATTACTCCATGAATAAATAATCTAAAAACAACAGTAATATTCATCAGATGGAACGCAAGGATGGTATTATCTCATATACGTGAAGACATTCAGGCGATTATATCAAAAGATCCGGCTGCAAAAAGTATGGTTGAGGTTCTCCTCTGCTACCCGGGATTACATGCATTAGTATTGCACCGTATTGCCCATAAGGCCTGGATTCATAACCGGTTTCTGACAGGACGGTTTCTGTCACATATTGCCCGCTTTTTTACCGGGATTGAGATTCATCCGGGTGCAGTTATTGGCAGACGGGTGGTGATAGATCACGGGATGGGTGTGGTGATTGGGGAGACGGCTGAAGTTGGCGATGATGTTCTCATTTACATGGGTGTGGTGCTTGGTGGAACTGCACTGAAAAATGTAAAACGTCACCCCACAATAGCCAAAGGAGTGGTCATTGGCTCTGGTGCCTCCGTCTTAGGGCCGATTCATGTGGGGGAATATGCTAAGATTGGTGCAGGAGCGGTTGTTGTCCGTGATGTACCTCCCGGAGCCACTGTTGTCGGAGTTCCTGGCCGTATTGCCGGCCTTGAGAAATACACTTCACAGGATAACATTCGCGATTCTGCCATGCCTGACCCGACCCTTCGGGTTCTCAGCAGGCTTCTTGAGCGGCAGCAGGTGCTTGAAGATCGGATATTCAGACTTGAACGAGAGAATGCACTTTTGAAAGGCGGAGTGGATATTAAAATCTCCGGAGACAGGGAGTCTGAAGTCCTGAATGCCTTAAGGCAGGTGATTGATCCTGAGATCGGACATAGTATTGTGGATGTCGATCTGATCCGGTCAATAACCATAGCAGAGACGCTGGTAAAGATTGAAATGGCAATAAACTGCGATGCATGCCCGCTTCAGGACTATCTCATCGACCAGGTTTCAGCACGGGTCCGCCTTATCCCCTGGGTCTCTGATGTTGAGATAACCGTTATCCATGATCCCTGGGACTGGAAGATCTCTGCTGAAAACACTGAATGCAGTCCGGTAATGGATAAAACAATATAAGTATGGGTATAAGCGGATTCCTTATACCTCACCATATTTT comes from Methanospirillum hungatei and encodes:
- the nifU gene encoding Fe-S cluster assembly scaffold protein NifU, whose amino-acid sequence is MYSEKVMDHFMNPRNQGEITDADGVGEVGNPTCGDIMRIFLTVKDNIITDVKFQTFGCGAAVASSSMATELIKGKTLEEAWDVSNKAVAEALEGLPPIKMHCSVLAEEGIHKAINDYRVKNGLEPWEEKEGHTHSHDELTCEE
- the nifS gene encoding cysteine desulfurase NifS, producing MASQKTIYMDHSATTATDPAVVEAMLPWYSINYGNPSSLYRLARESRTAIEEAREKVAKAIGAKQDEIFFTSGGTESDNWALKGAALALRKKGNHIITSAIEHHAITHTCDYLKKQGFEITYLPVDEFGQVRVDDLKSAITDKTILVSVMFANNEIGTIQPIPEIGAACRERGILFHTDAVQVIGNLPVDVESMNIDLLSLSAHKFYGPKGIGALYIRKGVRIDNYLHGGGQEHRKRAGTENVPGIVGLGVAIEKAVSNLEVKTLQIRTLRDALLDRILHEIPNTRLNGHRTMRLPGNINVSFEFIEGESLLLLLDHSGIAASTGSACSSGSLEPSHVLLAIGLPAEVAHGSLRLTLGLENTNEDISYAFDEIKKAVERLRAMSPLYADYLKKRPCNV
- a CDS encoding TIGR00269 family protein; the encoded protein is MADNQIFCEKCDKPAVYLDREQGIHLCRNHLKESVEDEVRRYLKTIRLPETLGVAFSGGKDSTALLKVLSEIRSELPCRIIALTVDEGIEGYRQDTIKAATETCLILGIPHEIIRFQDLYGYSLDHLVSGSERNACTICGILRRRALEVLAQKCSISMIATGHNQDDHAQTALMNAISGDVKKVFTGYGSSSWYAQRIKPFVCVSEKEVTLYALLNGLFRDLPECPYAVSSLRGEVRTLLYQYEKNHPGAMRNAAQCEENIRAKLGGTYQQEAYKTCSICGWPGSGIICQVCMVLGKDTHLNPMTKEK
- the cysE gene encoding serine O-acetyltransferase, producing MVLSHIREDIQAIISKDPAAKSMVEVLLCYPGLHALVLHRIAHKAWIHNRFLTGRFLSHIARFFTGIEIHPGAVIGRRVVIDHGMGVVIGETAEVGDDVLIYMGVVLGGTALKNVKRHPTIAKGVVIGSGASVLGPIHVGEYAKIGAGAVVVRDVPPGATVVGVPGRIAGLEKYTSQDNIRDSAMPDPTLRVLSRLLERQQVLEDRIFRLERENALLKGGVDIKISGDRESEVLNALRQVIDPEIGHSIVDVDLIRSITIAETLVKIEMAINCDACPLQDYLIDQVSARVRLIPWVSDVEITVIHDPWDWKISAENTECSPVMDKTI